Part of the Oryzias melastigma strain HK-1 linkage group LG11, ASM292280v2, whole genome shotgun sequence genome, AGAAAGAACAGTCCTGTCAGTGACTGTCTGCAGCTTTAATACGAGTTGAAAGATTCCATTCTACACAGGATTATAGATATTTTAAGACTGTAAACTCTTTCATACTCTTCTCAGACAGACGAgaacattttcatacttttctcTCTAAACTCTCAAAACTTCATAGAATAATAATTCCTAATTGTTTTCtattaaagaatgaaaacaaagatctgcttttaaagaaactttGTAAGGAAAGAAGCTGTACAGAGTTCTGTACAGGAGATGGAGAAGATTGATTAACAACGTCAACAGCCAATTAAGACCCAGAACATctgttaaaagaaataaaaacacaaaaatatagcaACTGTAATAACTACATTATCCTTAAAATGATGTTCAAATGTATCATATTTCTGTATATATTCAGTGTATTTTTTGCCTTAAGTCGTATATAATCCTAAACTACATGTTGAAGATCTGCGTCTTTAGGGTTAAAACAACTGAAAGCACAAATGTTGATGTGGTTCATGGTATTTTCCAGCGTGTTGGCGAGCATCAACCCGGCGGCGGTCATCTCTAGACTGAGTGTGTCCGAGCCGACAGCCAGCGCCCTCTGCCCTGGTGGCAGTGTGGATCTAAGCCTGGAGGCCAACGCCATCGCGCTGCGTTACCTGAGCGACGCCCAACTCAGCAGGCTGTCTCTGGGAGGCCACACCCCCCAGCACATCCCCACGCTCTCCTCCTCCAACGTCTCCCTGCTGTCTCCTAGCAACATGTCTCTGGCCACCAGAAAGTACATGCGGCGGTACGGCCTGATAGAGGAGGAGGACagcgaggaggaagaggagcccGTCCGGGGTCAGAAGGGTTCAGCTCGCCGGCCGCTAACCGAagtgaagctcctcccacagagcCAGCTCCTCCGGGACCTGCGGCCgaaaatgcagcttttaacCGCGAGCAAACCCAACACGGATGACAAGGAGAACCGATCGGGAAGGAGAGACGCTTTGATCCGGGCGGAGAACCAGCAGCCAGAGGGCTCGGTGGGAAACATCCTGGACCTGAGCCGGCTCAGGCAGCTGCCCAAACTCTTCTGACCCTCCAATCCATCTTAATGTGCTGGAAATGGACCTGTTCTTCTGGACTCATCCGGTCCCTGCAGAGGACCTGATACCCTCATTTTATGagattttcttgtatttctgctctttgtgtgaaatgtttttgtacatttttatatctGTAAATACCCACGTGAAGCAcatgaaataaaattttgattttaattaaagaattattattattattgtaatgCACATTTCTAAATTTGCTACCAAAAAGTACAAATGTTGTCAAAGTAATTGGATAGCGAAGGGCTTTTAGAGCTTTAAATTGAATTAGCTGCAGAAATattgaacagaaaataaaatcatacattttttcaCACCAGGCTGTTGAGGAATATTAAAATCCACAAGGCCCGAGCTTCTCATAGAACAGctttataatgttttgtttttgtgtttcattatgTTCATTTTATAGCTTCAACAAGGCTGTGGGAACTACAGATACAAGGGAAAGTTTGTGCCAAAATAAAGAATTCAGCAAATCATCAGTCAAATAGGAAATGCTATTCTTctaatactaaaataaataaaaaaaaagaaacagcagaTGTATCATATTTGCAAGTATTATTTTGCATTACTCTGAATTCACTTTTTGGATCAATtactaactttttttgtcttaacaTTGTTCAAAGATCATCAAAGTAACTCAATTTATGATCATTTGCacaagtaaaaactgaaaaatttaGGTcttaaaatctaactttttttgtataattttacttaaaatgatCATCAAACAGGTCATTGTAGAGAAATTAAGTTCAAGTGTAAAACAAATGTTGCGTTTTAATTCATGACAAGTGATTAAACCtaatttttgttcttgtttagtTGTTGATTTTGGTTCaatcaaataatttaacattttgaatatgtatattgtatttttttaagtagatataaaataagttataaaaatatacttgtatttaatttgacttaaacaactacatttatcttttgctcaaaaaaatgtaaaacccttttttcccccttttctttACCTGTCCGGGTATTGATCGTGTGGGGGCGGTTCCCAGTCCTGTTGACAGCAGCAGGTCCAGTCATTTCCTGGGATCAAACTCTGAGCTGTTGTTGACCGGCTGAGGATCAATGTCTCAAAGGTTGATGTGGTGTTTGAGTGTTCTGCAGGACACTGACCTGAATTCAGACAAAGCTGCACATATCTGAACACACGACCAACTGCTCAGGTAACGTACTGATGCCTAACTccttacagcaaaaaaaaaattctgttttttctttttttaatttgctaaagTTGATATTAGTCCAGCAAAAGCAGGTGcagaataacaaaaatatgtcaatatACTGAAGGAAATTGAtgcatttaattgaaaaattacaaaacttaaCTTGAACTGCAgtcttttgattgatttattgatattcaatcaatattttgtctgtttttgttcatgttctGGTGTGACAAAGTCTTGTAATCAATAACTCTGATGTAGAGTTTTTGTCTTGTCtcaaaacaaaatgctaaaagttTGTAAAGGCCATTGTGTAATTTTAGAAGGAGTCATAAACCAAAAACAGGACTAATTTCAAAGGTACCGATACTGTGATGACAAAAAAAGCCGCAtttaaacttacatttttgtgaggaatttgcaaaaagtaaaaaataaatagaagtttattttggggaaaatagcctcagaaaatgttaacttttgaCTCTAGAGGCCACCTTTCATATAGGTCAAAGGAAatgtttacaagctttttttcttacattgaTGTGGCGAACACACGTGTCGACCTTTGTGTATTTACCAAGTACATTCAGCTTCTTTAATTTAGCCTCTTTTCCATGATGCCTTTTACGGAGGAGTGGAGTTGTGGGTAATGCAGTTTCATTCTTCTAAAAGGCTGTatccaaattccctccctaaccccTAGAAAAACGATATAGAGCGGGACtttctagtgccctggattgtTATGCATTGTGTTcattacttttttcccctttaaattcatgaatcaattgtattttgatgatcAAAACTTGGATAATTTGTAAAGAAGAAatcaacaaacatgttttaaatgcaatgcattgtggtctatattcactaatttAGATTGTGTTCTTGCTATTCACTACTTAGTTCACCATATAGTGCGTTCGACATTTTCTTAGGCATGGCTCAATCTTCAATTGCAAAATCTAGAGTACTAGaagtttcccagaagtctttgcgaaaaccagtgtgcatcaatgctcactagattggtaAATATAGAGCCGTTTTCTTGAGAGGGACAtgtaactgttttcttctctgatggttCATTTCTGTAGTCTGTacagaaaaaacaattctaaatctatttaaaaatgaaaccaataaGTAGTCTGTCCTCTTCTgtcacagttcagactgcagacaagtgcaataaaaagtcacgttctatgtgagTCTCAATCAGCcagactgacaaaaaaaaaaatctaaccaataaatattttattttattttttataaaccgtccaagttttcatcatcaaaacacagtgaaGCTTAAAAAGTCTTCatcaaatattcatatttattatgtttttacttcAGGAAATCAATCAAAGATATatgctgtttaaataaaaaagtagtgagcatggtgtcccaATCGCTTTTAAagtccagggcactagataatcctgtactatatagtttttttagtcgTTAGGGAGGGAGTTTGGACATAgctctagtgagcatcgatgcactcTAATtacagaaaagacagaaaagatttCTGTGGCcagacagctctacaaaatgctGAATCATTATGGTGAACTAAGCAGTAATATAATAGTTCTTGGTAAATGTAATTGATGTTCCTTTGAAACTGATTAATGTCTCCCAAAAATCCTCAGTTCTGATTGGTCTCTTCTCCAGAATGAGGGCTACTGATTGGCTTTTAGTTTTGGCGTTCCTGCCCTCCATCGTGCTGTCTCAGCATGTGGACATCTGCAACGCCAAACCCAAAGACCTTCCTCTGGAACCACGCTGCAGCTACCGCAGCCCCGATGTGGAGACCCCCGACGACCACACGCCGGAGCCCGAGGTGGTTCCAGAGTCCACCAACCCCAGGGTGTGGGAGCTGTCCAAGGCCAACAGCCACTTCGCCCTGTCCTTCTACAAACACCTGGCCGTCAGCAGGAAGACCGAAGAGAACATCTTCATGTCGCCCATCAGCATCTCCACCGCCTTCGCCATGACCAAGTTGGGAGCCTGCAACCGGACTCTGGAGCAGATCATGAAGGTCGGAGCATCCTAATGGTGTCTTTCAGCAAATTTCATCAATGGAACAATATCACTAATATATCTTACAACCCCTTCCACCTGATCTCAGATTCACGCTGTCACCCATTCAGGCAGAGGGAACAACATCCATGATTTAACTGTGTCTTTTCTGAACTCCAACAAGCAGTTTGAtcagaaaaccaaagaaatgcaaacattttccaCAACTTCTGGGTTGTGTCTTTGGATTGGACAATTGTCAGACAAATCTCAAGCTATACTCCTCAATGACATCTTCATATGAcatcttttattaaaaagacaTCTCACTATAAACTATAGTGATTAATCTTGATCGATTACAAAGGAAAATATACATCTGCGGTTCAGAATGTGTCAAACTGGACCTAAAGAAAAGTGTTGTTTGTCCTGCAGGTCTTTCAGTTTGACACCATCAAGGAGAAGACGTCCGATCAGGTTCATTTCTTCTTTGCCAAACTAAACTGCCGGTTGTacagaaagaaagacaaaaccaCAGAGCTGGTCTCTGCCAACCGGCTGTTTGGAGAGAAATCGCTGTTTTTCAACGAGACCTTCCAGAACCTCAGTGAGATGGTGTACGGAGCCAAACTGCTGCCCCTCAACTTCAAGGTGAAATGTGTCATCGATGAGGAAACATAAACTGACCTTTGTTTCTAGAAAAGTAGACATGAAACAATGTCATTTCAATAGTGACTGTGGTTCTGTAGATGAATCCAGAGCAGGCCCGGATCACCATCAACGACTGGATCTCCAACAAGACGGAGGACCGGATCAGAGACACACTGCCAACAGGGGTGCTGGATTCCAACACCATTCTAGTTCTTGTCAACACCATCTACTTCAAGGTATTCAAAGTTCTGACAACTTAGAGGTGcaaacattgacaaaaaaaaggtcaaattgtgacttttttatttgaaaccaaTTTGAGTTTCTGTAAATGCTAAGCTATGTTCACATGCTAAAG contains:
- the serpinc1 gene encoding antithrombin-III, whose translation is MRATDWLLVLAFLPSIVLSQHVDICNAKPKDLPLEPRCSYRSPDVETPDDHTPEPEVVPESTNPRVWELSKANSHFALSFYKHLAVSRKTEENIFMSPISISTAFAMTKLGACNRTLEQIMKVFQFDTIKEKTSDQVHFFFAKLNCRLYRKKDKTTELVSANRLFGEKSLFFNETFQNLSEMVYGAKLLPLNFKMNPEQARITINDWISNKTEDRIRDTLPTGVLDSNTILVLVNTIYFKGQWKKKFDKKAVFSSDFQVSSSRTCQVNMMFQETKFKYKHFPEDEVQVLEMPYRGDDITMVIILPSRDTSLSQVEESLNLKKLNGWLDQMTETSVSVSMPRFKVEDNFNLKEMLQELGLTDLFSAENASLPGILEDDSDGLFISNAYHKAFLEVNEEGSEAAAATAVLAVGRSFNPYREVFQADRPFLLFIRESTINTLLFSGRVVDPCDQ